One genomic window of Fibrobacter sp. includes the following:
- a CDS encoding patatin-like phospholipase family protein — MKRRKLKRINFLIFVLLILLFPGILFSEQDTVSSEFALVLSGGGARGIAQIGVLKALHETGLKPDIIVGTSIGAIIGSLYCSGLGPDSLHSLARSIDWNEIFSNSIDRKKRFVSQKSEPGNYLMELRFDYNFKPILPSALSYGQSFFDLLAPILASAQFRAKGDFDNLYIPLRIIATDLLTGDKVVFSKGNIVTAVRASCSVPLAFSPVEIDSVLLVDGGLSTNIPVEYARELGFHKVIAVDVT, encoded by the coding sequence CCTTATCTTTGTTTTATTGATTCTTTTATTTCCGGGAATACTCTTTTCTGAGCAGGATACTGTTTCCAGTGAGTTTGCGCTGGTACTCAGCGGAGGTGGAGCAAGAGGTATTGCTCAGATAGGTGTACTGAAGGCGCTCCATGAAACCGGGTTAAAGCCGGATATTATTGTGGGAACCAGTATCGGGGCTATTATTGGTTCGCTTTACTGTTCCGGATTAGGCCCTGACAGCCTGCACTCTCTTGCCCGTTCTATTGACTGGAATGAGATTTTCAGCAACTCGATAGACCGGAAAAAGAGGTTTGTCAGCCAGAAGAGCGAACCCGGCAATTACCTGATGGAATTGCGTTTTGATTACAATTTCAAGCCGATTCTCCCAAGCGCACTTTCCTATGGTCAATCATTCTTTGATCTTCTTGCCCCCATACTTGCATCTGCACAGTTCAGAGCAAAAGGGGACTTCGACAATCTTTACATCCCCCTGAGGATCATCGCCACAGATCTTCTCACCGGAGACAAGGTGGTCTTTTCAAAAGGCAACATTGTCACAGCCGTCAGGGCATCCTGTTCGGTTCCACTCGCATTCTCTCCAGTTGAAATTGACTCAGTGCTTCTGGTCGATGGCGGATTATCAACAAATATTCCTGTCGAATACGCGCGCGAATTGGGATTCCATAAAGTTATTGCTGTGGATGTGACTT